A genomic region of Sphingobium sp. HWE2-09 contains the following coding sequences:
- a CDS encoding GNAT family N-acetyltransferase, whose protein sequence is MSHIVPLDSQPDAAIEQLLDAAFGPDRHGRTAYRIRDGMPWLPALSFATVDADGALIGSLQSWPVALMGEDGAQIPLIMVGPVAVDPAHQFGGHGRAMMDAVVSAARAMGSETLMMIGDPEYYGRFWGFAAEGTAGWDAPGPFEPRRLLALPIDGRPVGGTGMLGPRIAVAA, encoded by the coding sequence GTGTCTCACATTGTTCCCCTGGACAGCCAGCCCGATGCGGCGATCGAGCAGTTGCTGGATGCGGCATTCGGCCCGGACCGGCATGGACGCACCGCCTATCGCATTCGTGATGGGATGCCCTGGCTGCCCGCCCTCTCCTTCGCGACGGTCGATGCCGACGGCGCGTTGATCGGGTCGCTGCAAAGCTGGCCGGTGGCGCTGATGGGCGAGGACGGCGCGCAAATCCCGCTGATCATGGTCGGGCCGGTGGCGGTCGATCCTGCGCATCAATTTGGCGGCCATGGCCGAGCGATGATGGACGCGGTGGTGAGCGCCGCCCGCGCCATGGGGAGCGAAACGCTGATGATGATCGGCGATCCTGAATATTATGGCCGCTTCTGGGGCTTCGCCGCCGAGGGGACGGCGGGATGGGATGCGCCCGGTCCGTTCGAACCGCGCCGGTTGCTGGCGCTGCCGATCGACGGCCGTCCGGTCGGCGGAACCGGGATGCTTGGCCCGCGAATTGCCGTCGCGGCCTGA
- a CDS encoding EVE domain-containing protein yields the protein MNYWLMKSEPDVFSYDDLVAKGKAEWDGVRNHAAQGHMKAMRKGDRAFFYHSNIGLEAVGIMTVVEEAAPDSTDDTGKWISVHVAPYEKLAKPVSLKAMKADPALADMVMLRQSRLSVAPLTKAQFDHIVAMSKG from the coding sequence ATGAACTATTGGCTGATGAAATCGGAACCCGACGTCTTTTCCTATGACGACCTGGTCGCCAAGGGGAAGGCCGAATGGGACGGCGTGCGCAATCACGCGGCGCAAGGTCATATGAAGGCGATGCGCAAAGGCGACCGCGCCTTTTTCTATCACAGCAATATCGGTCTGGAAGCGGTCGGCATCATGACGGTGGTGGAAGAAGCCGCGCCTGACAGCACCGACGATACCGGCAAATGGATATCGGTCCATGTCGCGCCGTATGAAAAGCTGGCCAAACCGGTGTCGCTCAAGGCGATGAAGGCCGATCCAGCCTTGGCTGACATGGTCATGCTTCGCCAATCGCGCTTGTCAGTGGCACCACTCACAAAGGCCCAATTCGACCATATCGTTGCTATGTCAAAGGGTTGA
- a CDS encoding CcdB family protein — protein sequence MARFAVYRLADDALVLDCQSDHIDHVGTRLVVPLLPPADMPAALPSLHPCFEIDGERLMMATHLAGAIHSRLLKRPVGKLHRHEYAIMRALDTLLTGF from the coding sequence ATGGCCCGTTTCGCCGTGTATCGGCTCGCCGATGACGCCCTCGTCCTGGATTGTCAGAGCGATCATATCGATCACGTCGGAACCCGTCTGGTAGTGCCGCTATTGCCGCCTGCCGATATGCCTGCCGCCCTGCCATCACTCCATCCATGCTTCGAGATAGACGGCGAGAGATTGATGATGGCCACCCATCTCGCTGGTGCCATTCATTCGAGGCTCCTGAAACGGCCTGTTGGAAAGCTTCATCGTCATGAATATGCGATCATGCGCGCGCTCGACACCCTTCTGACCGGCTTCTAA
- a CDS encoding LysR substrate-binding domain-containing protein: MLPLPPLSAIRVFEAAARLENFTAAAQELGMTQAAVSYQVKLLEERLGISLFHRQGRKVALTAKGHEIAPVLTRAFDQMRQGFAALTQDHSAVLTISCTNSFAHLWLAPRIGAFQMRHPQLAVRIQAEDAVVDLARVGIDLAIRGGKGDWPGLEARLLAHNRLVPMCSPTWLARHGPIADAHALHALPRLSPDDMWWHEWFAAMAVEADPAQGPPGIALDSQVMEGRAAIGGQGVAILNHFLWKAEVESGLLVEAVPSYVREIASYWVVYPPHTRNTPKVKAFRDWIVAEFATAIAADPEGRYLPR, encoded by the coding sequence ATGCTCCCATTGCCGCCCCTTTCTGCCATCCGCGTGTTCGAAGCCGCCGCACGGCTGGAGAATTTCACCGCCGCCGCGCAGGAATTGGGCATGACCCAGGCGGCGGTCAGTTATCAGGTGAAACTGTTGGAAGAGCGGCTGGGGATCAGCCTGTTCCATCGGCAGGGTCGCAAGGTCGCCCTGACCGCCAAGGGCCATGAGATCGCGCCGGTCCTGACCCGCGCTTTCGACCAGATGCGCCAGGGCTTCGCCGCGCTGACGCAGGATCATTCGGCGGTCCTGACGATCAGCTGCACCAACAGTTTCGCCCATCTGTGGCTGGCACCGCGGATCGGCGCGTTCCAGATGCGCCACCCGCAACTGGCGGTGCGCATCCAGGCGGAGGACGCCGTGGTCGACCTGGCACGCGTCGGCATCGATCTGGCGATCCGTGGCGGCAAGGGCGACTGGCCGGGGCTGGAGGCCAGATTGCTGGCGCATAATCGCCTCGTCCCGATGTGCAGCCCGACCTGGCTGGCCCGGCATGGCCCGATCGCCGACGCACATGCACTCCATGCCCTGCCGCGCCTGTCGCCCGACGATATGTGGTGGCATGAATGGTTCGCCGCGATGGCGGTCGAAGCCGATCCCGCGCAAGGCCCGCCCGGTATTGCGCTCGACAGCCAGGTGATGGAGGGCCGCGCAGCGATCGGCGGGCAGGGGGTCGCGATCCTCAACCATTTCCTATGGAAAGCGGAGGTCGAATCAGGGCTTCTGGTGGAAGCCGTCCCCTCCTACGTCCGCGAAATCGCCAGCTACTGGGTCGTCTACCCGCCCCATACCCGCAACACCCCCAAGGTGAAGGCCTTTCGCGACTGGATCGTAGCCGAGTTCGCGACCGCGATCGCCGCCGACCCCGAAGGACGATACTTGCCGCGTTGA
- a CDS encoding DUF1285 domain-containing protein, whose translation MPMEPLPDLSTLSLADIARLAAEKRLPPVDKWNPDHCGDSEMRIARDGTWFHQGSPIGRETMVRLFSSILRREPDGSHVLVTPVEKLDIAVEDAPFVAVEVKSEGESRDRTLAFQIKNGDIVTAGPDHALVLRETPDGPHPYLHVRGGMEALVARSVYYELMNLALEEGGDRIGLWSDGAFFPLDGAA comes from the coding sequence ATGCCGATGGAGCCTTTACCCGACCTGTCCACCCTGTCGCTTGCCGATATCGCGCGGCTGGCCGCCGAAAAGCGCCTGCCGCCTGTCGATAAGTGGAACCCCGACCATTGCGGCGACAGCGAGATGCGGATCGCGCGCGACGGCACCTGGTTTCATCAGGGATCGCCGATCGGCCGGGAAACGATGGTGCGGCTCTTTTCCTCCATATTGCGGCGCGAGCCGGACGGCAGCCATGTGCTGGTGACGCCGGTCGAGAAACTGGACATCGCGGTCGAGGATGCGCCGTTCGTCGCGGTCGAGGTCAAGAGCGAGGGTGAAAGCCGGGATCGGACTCTGGCCTTCCAGATCAAGAATGGCGATATCGTGACGGCCGGGCCGGATCATGCGCTGGTGCTGCGCGAGACGCCGGACGGGCCGCATCCCTATCTGCATGTGCGTGGCGGGATGGAGGCGCTGGTCGCGCGCAGCGTCTATTATGAGTTGATGAACCTGGCGCTGGAGGAAGGCGGGGACCGGATCGGGCTGTGGAGCGATGGCGCGTTTTTCCCGCTGGACGGCGCGGCATGA
- a CDS encoding type II toxin-antitoxin system CcdA family antitoxin yields the protein MTKYERIAMRKATNLSLDSALVEEAKQLGINLSRACEDGLSKAISAERGRRWQEDNKDAIAAWNDWADNNELPLDKYRQF from the coding sequence GTGACCAAATATGAACGTATTGCGATGCGCAAGGCGACCAATCTATCCTTAGATAGTGCGCTGGTGGAAGAAGCCAAGCAATTGGGCATTAACTTGTCGCGCGCCTGCGAAGATGGGTTGAGCAAGGCAATATCAGCCGAACGAGGTCGGCGCTGGCAGGAAGATAATAAGGACGCGATCGCCGCTTGGAACGACTGGGCAGACAATAACGAACTGCCGCTCGACAAATATCGGCAGTTCTGA
- the parC gene encoding DNA topoisomerase IV subunit A, with amino-acid sequence MTDFRDPFDAIKDHPFDDALSQRYLVYALSTITARSLPDLRDGLKPVHRRLLWAMRLLKMEPGGASPDILVANPARNTTSYKKCARVVGDVIGKYHPHGDQSVYDAMVRLAQDFSLRTPLVDGQGNFGNIDGDNAAAMRYTEARLTQAAADLMAGLDEGTVDYRPTYNGEDEEPEVFPGLFPNLLANGATGIAVGMATSIPPHNVAELIDAAGLLIEDPETDHAALMQVVTGPDFPTGGVLVDNAAIISEAYATGRGAFRTRARWHKEEGGRGTWIAVVTEIPYQVQKSKLIEQIAALINDRKLPILADVRDESDAEIRIVIEPRARTVDPQMLMDSLFRLTDLENRFPLNLNVLDATRTPRVLGLKPLLIEWLKHQIDVLVRRAQHRLEKIAGRLELLDGYIIAYLNLDRVIEIIRTEDEPKVVMMEEFALNDRQVEAILNMRLRSLRKLEEMELRREHAELVKEKEELEKLVESPARQRTRLKRDLAALRKRYGPDTDLGRRRTLVEEAALAKEIPLEAMIEREPITVILSERGWIRAMSGHRDLAAADTLKFKEGDGPHYAFHAYTTDKLLMATSTGRIYTLASDRLPGGRGFGDPVRSLVDMDNEGAIVAFMPARAATELLLVSSDGRGFVAATADLMAETRKGKQVVNVRTGAKLSVIRPIPAEADSIAIIGENRKLLVFALSEMPRMARGQGVQMQRYRDGGLSDAIAFRLADGLSWTMGGESGRTRTESDMMPWKVVRGAAGRMPPTGFPRDNRF; translated from the coding sequence ATGACCGATTTTCGCGACCCGTTCGACGCTATCAAGGATCACCCGTTCGACGATGCGCTCTCGCAGCGTTACCTCGTCTATGCGCTGTCGACCATCACCGCCCGGTCGCTGCCGGATCTGCGCGATGGCCTGAAACCCGTGCATCGCCGCCTGCTCTGGGCGATGCGCCTGCTCAAGATGGAACCGGGCGGCGCGTCGCCCGACATATTGGTCGCCAACCCCGCGCGTAACACCACCAGCTACAAGAAATGCGCCCGCGTCGTCGGCGACGTGATCGGCAAATATCACCCTCATGGCGATCAGTCGGTCTATGACGCGATGGTTCGACTGGCGCAGGATTTCTCGCTCCGCACCCCGCTGGTCGATGGGCAGGGCAATTTCGGCAATATCGACGGCGATAATGCCGCGGCCATGCGCTATACCGAAGCGCGCCTGACCCAGGCGGCGGCGGATCTGATGGCCGGCCTGGACGAAGGCACGGTCGATTACCGCCCGACCTATAATGGCGAGGATGAGGAGCCGGAAGTCTTTCCCGGCCTCTTCCCCAACCTGCTCGCCAATGGTGCCACCGGCATCGCGGTCGGCATGGCGACCAGCATCCCGCCCCATAACGTCGCGGAACTGATCGATGCCGCAGGCCTGCTGATCGAAGATCCCGAAACCGACCATGCCGCCTTGATGCAGGTGGTAACCGGACCGGACTTCCCGACCGGCGGCGTACTGGTCGATAACGCCGCGATCATATCCGAAGCCTATGCCACCGGCCGCGGCGCATTCCGCACCCGGGCGCGCTGGCATAAGGAAGAGGGCGGGCGCGGCACCTGGATCGCGGTCGTTACCGAAATTCCCTATCAGGTCCAGAAATCCAAGCTGATCGAACAGATCGCTGCGCTGATCAACGACCGCAAGCTGCCGATCCTTGCTGACGTCCGCGACGAATCCGACGCCGAAATCCGCATCGTCATCGAACCGCGCGCCCGCACCGTCGATCCGCAGATGCTGATGGACAGCCTGTTCCGCCTGACCGACCTGGAAAACCGCTTCCCGCTCAACCTCAACGTGCTGGACGCGACCCGCACGCCGCGCGTGCTGGGCCTGAAGCCGCTGTTGATCGAATGGCTCAAGCATCAGATCGACGTGCTGGTTCGCCGCGCCCAGCATCGACTGGAAAAGATCGCCGGGCGGCTGGAACTGCTCGATGGCTATATCATCGCCTATCTCAACCTTGACCGGGTGATCGAAATCATCCGGACCGAGGATGAGCCGAAGGTCGTGATGATGGAGGAATTCGCCCTTAACGACCGTCAGGTCGAAGCCATCCTCAACATGCGCCTGCGCTCCCTACGCAAGCTGGAAGAGATGGAATTGCGGCGCGAACATGCCGAACTGGTCAAGGAGAAGGAGGAACTGGAGAAGCTGGTCGAAAGCCCGGCTCGCCAGCGTACCCGCCTGAAACGCGATCTGGCTGCGCTGCGCAAACGCTACGGACCTGACACCGATCTTGGCCGCCGCCGCACTCTGGTGGAAGAAGCCGCCCTGGCGAAGGAAATCCCGCTGGAAGCCATGATCGAGCGTGAGCCGATCACCGTCATCCTGTCCGAACGCGGCTGGATCAGGGCGATGAGCGGCCATCGCGACCTCGCTGCCGCCGATACGCTCAAGTTCAAGGAAGGCGATGGCCCGCATTATGCCTTCCATGCCTACACCACCGACAAGCTGCTGATGGCGACCTCCACCGGCCGCATCTACACTTTGGCGTCGGACAGGCTGCCGGGCGGGCGCGGTTTTGGCGATCCAGTCCGCTCGCTGGTCGACATGGACAATGAAGGCGCGATCGTCGCCTTCATGCCCGCGCGCGCCGCGACCGAATTGCTGCTCGTGTCGTCCGACGGGCGCGGCTTCGTTGCCGCGACGGCGGACCTGATGGCGGAAACCCGCAAGGGCAAGCAGGTCGTCAATGTCCGCACCGGCGCAAAACTCAGCGTCATCCGTCCGATCCCGGCGGAGGCGGACAGCATCGCCATCATCGGCGAGAATCGCAAATTGCTGGTCTTCGCGCTCAGCGAAATGCCGCGTATGGCGCGCGGGCAGGGCGTCCAGATGCAACGCTATCGCGATGGCGGCCTGTCCGACGCGATCGCCTTCCGCCTGGCCGATGGACTGAGTTGGACCATGGGAGGCGAGTCGGGTCGGACTCGCACGGAAAGCGACATGATGCCGTGGAAAGTGGTGCGCGGCGCAGCCGGCCGAATGCCGCCTACCGGTTTCCCGCGCGACAATCGCTTCTGA
- a CDS encoding CoA pyrophosphatase: MTLAQRLRAALDEGHRREHLDPMDMRDPRIDGEIALAPAAVLVAITDRPEPGLILTERSSRLRQHAGQIAFPGGRVDEGDADEVAGALREAQEEIALPPEQVQVIGTSDRYHTFTGFDIIPVLGVIPPDLPLRAQESEVANWFELPLAYALDPAHRVRHAVHYEGKQRHYYEILWEGRRIWGITAAILANLSRRLGHDHFAA, from the coding sequence ATGACGCTGGCGCAGCGGTTGCGTGCCGCGTTGGACGAAGGGCATAGGCGCGAACATCTGGACCCGATGGACATGCGCGATCCGCGGATCGATGGCGAGATCGCGCTGGCGCCCGCCGCCGTGCTGGTGGCGATTACCGATCGGCCCGAACCCGGCCTGATCCTGACCGAGCGATCGTCGCGCTTGCGCCAACATGCGGGCCAGATCGCCTTTCCCGGCGGGCGCGTGGATGAGGGGGACGCCGATGAAGTCGCCGGCGCTTTGCGGGAGGCGCAGGAGGAAATCGCGCTGCCGCCCGAACAGGTGCAGGTAATCGGCACGTCCGATCGCTATCACACCTTCACCGGCTTCGACATCATACCGGTGCTGGGCGTCATTCCGCCCGACCTGCCGCTGCGCGCGCAGGAAAGCGAGGTGGCGAACTGGTTCGAATTGCCCCTGGCCTATGCGCTGGACCCCGCGCATCGCGTGCGCCACGCGGTCCACTATGAAGGCAAGCAACGCCATTATTACGAGATTCTCTGGGAAGGACGTCGCATCTGGGGCATCACCGCCGCCATCCTCGCCAATCTCTCGCGCAGGCTGGGCCATGACCATTTTGCTGCCTGA
- a CDS encoding putative bifunctional diguanylate cyclase/phosphodiesterase: MQGLDVADWLNALPQFAAIFTYENNEINFQQGNARFAAVLRSNAERGIVSDRATNECGARIDDLIQSGRDSDSFELRRDGKLGPEYFMCTLGRLPAIEGRPEHFLFTAIDRTSERTIEKNLRRELLSDGLTALPNRTGFGEEIDDRLANSVWPDNAQFGIIAIDLSRFSRVNESLGPMAGDELLITVAKRLKSSLRQGDVLARIGGNDFAIFARLNNGLSDALHIVQRIKEALSSPIRLSDLQIRVDCAIGCALSLNLDDDPDDVVRKAQAAVKIAKRSGKVEIYRNGVLKEAQRRFSIESRLRDALAQGGLTLAYQPLIHLQTGEITGFEALARWNDEELGNVPPVEFIAVAEESGLITPLGRWAAYEAAQALSRWDAKFGQPLPVGVNVNLSPIQMARDDVASMFEEALRYAGIAGSRLTAELTESAIIADPDKARKLLVALKSLQMPIAMDDFGTGFSNLASLHSLPIDILKIDRSFVSNMLEDHDKAVIVRTILSLAESLNLKVTAEGIETQALAHALQQMGCWQGQGYHFAKPMAEADAFDYWRARWNFETI; encoded by the coding sequence TTGCAGGGTCTTGACGTTGCCGACTGGCTCAACGCCCTCCCGCAATTTGCAGCGATTTTCACTTACGAAAACAATGAGATAAACTTTCAGCAGGGCAATGCCCGCTTTGCTGCCGTTTTGCGATCCAATGCCGAACGCGGCATCGTATCGGATCGTGCAACAAACGAATGCGGCGCCCGTATCGATGATCTCATCCAGTCCGGACGCGATTCGGACAGTTTCGAATTGCGCCGCGACGGCAAGCTCGGCCCCGAATATTTCATGTGCACGCTCGGTCGGCTTCCCGCCATCGAAGGGCGCCCTGAACATTTTCTCTTTACCGCGATCGATCGCACCAGCGAACGCACGATCGAGAAGAATTTGCGCCGGGAATTATTGTCGGATGGCCTGACTGCGCTGCCCAACCGTACCGGTTTCGGCGAGGAGATAGACGACCGCCTCGCCAATTCGGTCTGGCCCGACAATGCCCAGTTCGGCATCATCGCGATCGACCTCAGCCGGTTCAGCCGGGTGAATGAATCGCTGGGGCCTATGGCGGGCGACGAATTGCTGATCACCGTCGCCAAGCGCCTGAAATCGAGCCTGCGTCAGGGTGACGTCCTCGCCCGCATCGGCGGCAATGATTTTGCTATTTTTGCCCGCTTGAACAATGGTTTGTCGGATGCTCTTCATATCGTACAGAGGATCAAGGAGGCGCTGAGTTCGCCGATCCGCCTAAGCGACCTGCAAATCCGCGTCGATTGCGCCATCGGTTGCGCACTATCGTTGAACCTCGATGACGATCCCGACGATGTCGTGCGCAAGGCGCAGGCCGCGGTGAAGATCGCCAAGCGCAGCGGCAAGGTCGAAATCTATCGCAATGGCGTGCTCAAGGAAGCACAGCGCCGCTTTTCGATCGAAAGCCGCCTGCGCGACGCGCTGGCCCAAGGCGGCCTGACCCTCGCTTACCAGCCCCTCATCCACCTCCAGACCGGTGAGATCACTGGGTTCGAAGCCCTGGCCCGTTGGAATGACGAGGAACTGGGCAATGTGCCGCCCGTCGAATTTATTGCCGTAGCGGAAGAAAGCGGCCTGATCACGCCGCTCGGCCGCTGGGCCGCTTATGAAGCCGCCCAGGCGCTGTCGCGCTGGGACGCGAAGTTCGGCCAGCCGCTGCCGGTCGGCGTCAACGTCAACCTCTCGCCAATCCAGATGGCGCGCGACGACGTTGCCTCCATGTTTGAGGAAGCGCTGCGCTATGCCGGTATCGCTGGCAGCCGCCTGACCGCCGAACTGACCGAAAGCGCGATCATCGCCGATCCCGACAAGGCGCGCAAATTGCTCGTCGCTCTCAAGAGCTTGCAGATGCCGATCGCGATGGATGATTTCGGCACCGGCTTCTCCAACCTCGCCAGCCTGCATAGCCTGCCGATCGACATATTGAAAATCGACCGAAGTTTCGTGTCCAACATGCTGGAAGATCACGACAAAGCGGTAATCGTCCGCACGATCTTGTCGCTGGCCGAATCGCTCAACCTCAAGGTCACGGCCGAAGGCATCGAGACCCAGGCGCTGGCCCACGCCCTGCAACAAATGGGCTGCTGGCAGGGGCAGGGCTATCATTTTGCCAAGCCGATGGCCGAAGCCGACGCGTTCGACTATTGGCGCGCGCGCTGGAACTTCGAAACGATCTGA
- a CDS encoding isopenicillin N synthase family dioxygenase: MSQTVLDQVPVLSMADMSKADFAAAFGRSFQQFGFAMVKDHGMDQTLVDDGWALARRFFALPEEVKQRYSAKGNGGQRGYTAFGTEIAKGASENDLKEFWHVGRELPDGDPLAETMPPNIWPDAMPEFQPVFAKLYDEFDRVGAELLSAIALYLGLPERWFDGPIDNGNSILRLLHYPPVSPQAPGIRAGAHEDINLITLLLGAEEGGLELKDRNGNWLPVVPPPGALAINVGDMLQRLTNHILPSTSHRVVNPPPERRGHSRYSMPFFLHLRPDFMIDALPQCVSDDNPRRDPPISAHDYLTERLIEIGLIKKG, encoded by the coding sequence GTGTCGCAAACGGTGCTGGACCAGGTTCCCGTCCTGTCCATGGCGGATATGAGCAAGGCAGATTTCGCCGCCGCCTTCGGCCGGTCGTTCCAACAGTTCGGCTTCGCCATGGTGAAGGATCATGGCATGGACCAGACGCTGGTCGATGACGGATGGGCGCTGGCGCGCCGGTTCTTTGCCCTGCCCGAAGAGGTGAAGCAGCGTTACAGCGCCAAGGGCAATGGCGGCCAGCGGGGCTATACCGCGTTCGGTACGGAGATCGCCAAGGGCGCGAGCGAGAATGACCTGAAGGAATTCTGGCATGTCGGCCGCGAGTTGCCGGATGGTGATCCGCTGGCCGAGACGATGCCGCCCAATATCTGGCCCGACGCCATGCCGGAGTTCCAACCCGTATTCGCCAAGCTGTATGACGAGTTCGACCGGGTGGGCGCGGAGCTGCTGTCGGCGATCGCGCTCTATCTGGGTCTGCCCGAACGCTGGTTCGACGGGCCGATCGACAATGGCAATTCGATCCTGCGCCTGCTCCATTATCCGCCGGTGTCGCCGCAGGCGCCGGGTATCCGCGCGGGCGCGCATGAGGATATCAACCTCATCACCCTATTGCTGGGCGCGGAAGAAGGCGGGCTGGAGTTGAAGGATCGGAACGGCAACTGGCTGCCCGTGGTGCCGCCGCCGGGTGCGCTGGCGATCAATGTCGGCGACATGTTGCAGCGGTTGACCAATCATATCCTGCCGTCGACCAGCCATCGCGTCGTCAATCCGCCGCCGGAGCGGCGCGGCCATTCGCGCTATTCCATGCCGTTCTTCCTGCACTTGCGGCCCGATTTCATGATCGATGCGCTGCCGCAATGCGTGAGCGACGATAATCCGCGGCGCGATCCGCCGATCAGCGCGCATGATTATCTGACGGAGCGGCTCATCGAGATTGGGTTGATCAAGAAGGGGTGA
- a CDS encoding CCA tRNA nucleotidyltransferase produces the protein MTILLPDAEWCHRPGLDGLLAALGAAEGKARFVGGAVRDGLLGLPVNDLDIATSLDPHDVVDRLKAAGIKAVPTGIEHGTITAILPDGPVEITTLRRDVSTDGRRATIAYTDDWREDAARRDFTINALYADPLTGAISDYFGGMADLETRRLRFIGDASARIAEDHLRILRYFRFLARYGDNELDSCAYDACVTAANSLMALSRERIADELLKLLGVAAPVHALRLMVEGGILRPVLPEVDQGGVERVDRLIAREAEAGIAGSALRRLAALLPHDAALADGVGARLKLSNKARKRLVVALDSAEAMEGPRALAYRVGVEGAIDRLLLDPERPLTALAPLKGWTPPALPIGGGALIALGLTPGPDVAKALHAVQAQWVAENFPDADRVAAIAGQIVSKFQRARQ, from the coding sequence ATGACCATTTTGCTGCCTGATGCCGAATGGTGCCATCGACCCGGACTTGACGGGCTGCTCGCCGCATTGGGTGCGGCGGAGGGGAAGGCGCGCTTCGTCGGCGGGGCCGTGCGCGACGGACTGTTGGGCTTGCCGGTCAACGATCTCGACATCGCGACCAGCCTGGACCCGCATGATGTGGTCGATCGGCTGAAGGCGGCGGGGATCAAGGCGGTGCCGACCGGGATCGAGCATGGCACGATCACCGCTATCCTGCCCGATGGTCCGGTGGAGATTACGACGTTGCGCCGCGATGTCAGTACCGATGGGCGACGCGCGACTATCGCCTATACCGACGACTGGCGCGAAGATGCCGCGCGGCGGGACTTCACCATCAATGCGCTCTATGCCGATCCACTGACCGGCGCGATCAGCGACTATTTCGGCGGCATGGCGGATCTGGAGACGCGGCGGTTGCGCTTCATCGGCGATGCGTCGGCGCGGATCGCGGAGGATCATCTGCGAATATTGCGCTATTTCCGCTTTCTGGCGCGCTATGGCGACAACGAGTTGGACAGTTGTGCGTATGACGCCTGCGTCACCGCCGCCAACAGTCTGATGGCGCTTTCGCGCGAGCGGATTGCCGACGAATTGCTGAAATTGCTGGGCGTTGCCGCCCCGGTCCATGCGCTGCGATTGATGGTGGAAGGCGGCATTTTGCGCCCGGTGTTGCCGGAAGTCGATCAGGGCGGTGTGGAGCGGGTCGATCGGCTGATCGCACGCGAGGCGGAGGCCGGGATCGCGGGATCGGCGCTGCGGCGATTGGCGGCGCTGCTGCCCCATGATGCGGCGCTGGCCGATGGCGTGGGCGCACGGTTGAAGTTGTCGAACAAGGCGCGCAAGCGACTGGTCGTGGCGCTGGACTCCGCAGAGGCGATGGAAGGGCCGCGTGCGCTGGCCTATCGGGTCGGCGTGGAAGGGGCGATCGACCGATTGCTGCTCGATCCGGAACGGCCTTTGACTGCGTTGGCGCCGCTGAAAGGCTGGACGCCCCCTGCCCTTCCGATCGGTGGCGGTGCATTGATTGCATTGGGGCTGACGCCTGGCCCGGACGTGGCGAAGGCGCTGCACGCCGTGCAGGCGCAATGGGTGGCGGAGAATTTTCCCGACGCCGATCGCGTCGCGGCGATCGCCGGTCAGATCGTTTCGAAGTTCCAGCGCGCGCGCCAATAG
- a CDS encoding dihydroneopterin aldolase has product MQTGFDDFLTLEVNDLHVDVLTGIYSEETHLPQPLRISIRARLQIADHYEPDTALGQSKNYMDLKHAASTALPEGVHFTLIEAVADHIIDTIFLQDDKVSHVEVKIVKLALSERGEEIGITLGRGRK; this is encoded by the coding sequence ATGCAGACAGGATTTGACGATTTTCTGACGCTGGAGGTCAACGACCTGCACGTCGACGTGCTGACCGGCATTTATTCGGAGGAGACGCATCTCCCCCAACCGCTGCGCATATCCATCCGCGCGCGCCTGCAAATCGCCGATCATTACGAGCCGGATACGGCCCTCGGCCAGTCCAAAAATTATATGGACCTGAAACACGCCGCCTCGACCGCGCTGCCCGAAGGCGTGCATTTCACCCTGATCGAAGCGGTCGCCGACCATATCATCGACACCATCTTCCTGCAGGACGACAAGGTCAGCCATGTCGAGGTGAAGATCGTCAAACTGGCCCTGTCCGAACGCGGCGAGGAAATCGGCATCACCCTGGGCCGCGGGCGGAAATAA
- a CDS encoding glycine zipper 2TM domain-containing protein, which yields MRKALLALAAVSLAVPMSMAVPTDGAQARKNHRYKEWRGRDGRTYCRKSNGTTGLIVGGVGGALAGRAIDTRGDRATGTILGAAGGALLGKEIDSKRRCR from the coding sequence ATGCGTAAAGCCCTGCTCGCCCTCGCCGCTGTTTCGCTGGCGGTTCCCATGTCCATGGCGGTGCCCACCGATGGCGCCCAAGCGCGGAAAAATCATCGTTACAAGGAATGGCGCGGTCGTGATGGCCGGACCTATTGCCGCAAATCCAACGGTACGACCGGCCTGATCGTGGGCGGCGTCGGCGGAGCGCTGGCTGGTCGTGCGATCGACACGCGCGGTGATCGCGCGACGGGCACGATCCTGGGCGCGGCGGGCGGTGCGCTGCTGGGCAAGGAAATCGACAGCAAGCGTCGTTGCCGTTGA